Proteins encoded within one genomic window of uncultured Draconibacterium sp.:
- a CDS encoding nitroreductase family protein, which produces MELLNKHVSVRKFTDKAISPELLKSIIYSGTRASTTGNMQLYSVIVTKDAERKEKLLPLHFNQPVAKNAPVLLTFVADFNRFSKWCLNNDAQPGYNNLISFTNAVIDTSLAAQNVCIAAENNGLGICYLGTTAYNAKEHIEVLGLPKLTFPVTTVAIGYPEEIPELTDRIPVEGIIHDEVYWDYDQDRIKELYAFKENLESSKSFVAENGKQTLAQVFTDIRYKKSDNEFFSAKMLETIKAQGFLAD; this is translated from the coding sequence ATGGAGTTATTAAATAAGCACGTATCCGTTAGGAAGTTTACTGATAAGGCAATTAGCCCAGAACTATTAAAAAGTATAATATATTCAGGAACAAGAGCCTCTACAACGGGTAATATGCAGTTATATAGTGTAATTGTAACAAAGGATGCTGAAAGGAAAGAAAAACTACTTCCATTACATTTTAATCAGCCTGTTGCTAAAAATGCTCCGGTACTATTAACTTTTGTAGCCGATTTTAATCGTTTTTCGAAGTGGTGCCTGAATAATGATGCTCAACCGGGGTACAACAATCTGATCTCTTTTACCAATGCGGTTATCGATACTTCGCTTGCCGCGCAAAATGTTTGTATCGCAGCTGAGAATAATGGATTGGGAATTTGCTACCTGGGAACAACTGCTTACAATGCAAAAGAACATATTGAGGTACTTGGATTACCAAAACTAACATTTCCCGTAACTACCGTAGCGATCGGTTATCCTGAAGAAATTCCCGAATTAACGGATAGGATCCCTGTAGAAGGTATTATTCACGACGAAGTATATTGGGACTATGATCAAGATAGAATCAAAGAATTATATGCTTTTAAAGAGAATTTGGAGTCATCTAAATCTTTTGTAGCTGAAAATGGTAAACAGACATTAGCGCAGGTTTTCACTGACATTAGATACAAAAAGAGCGATAATGAATTCTTTTCCGCAAAGATGTTGGAAACAATAAAAGCACAGGGATTTTTGGCTGATTAG
- a CDS encoding glycosyltransferase, which yields MSEAIVITPVKDSLQTTIRTINAIMKAGGSFSYYVFNDFSQPETKQYLDSAAKELGFSVVHLEDITDTPSPNYKIVLQKSQQLALEAGVPLIIIESDVVVKQDTIQSLLDIMNAGQKPGLVGAITVDENGDYNFPYNFEKTKNNDIIDTSHSLSFCCTLITVPFLEKFDFKELAKDKDWFDVFISRQSKKIGFTNYLAKGVRVLHLPHSSRPWKNLKYKNPVLYYLKKIFLKRDRI from the coding sequence ATGTCAGAAGCTATTGTAATTACTCCGGTTAAAGATTCGTTGCAAACGACTATACGCACAATTAATGCGATAATGAAAGCCGGTGGCAGTTTTTCGTATTATGTATTTAACGATTTTAGTCAACCCGAAACGAAACAGTATCTTGATTCGGCGGCTAAAGAACTTGGTTTTTCGGTAGTCCATCTTGAAGATATTACCGATACACCATCGCCAAATTACAAAATCGTTCTGCAGAAATCTCAACAACTTGCTCTTGAGGCAGGAGTACCTTTGATTATTATTGAATCGGACGTTGTAGTAAAGCAAGATACCATCCAATCCTTACTCGACATAATGAATGCCGGGCAAAAGCCAGGTTTAGTTGGAGCAATTACAGTTGACGAAAATGGCGACTATAACTTCCCGTATAATTTCGAGAAAACAAAAAACAACGATATTATTGACACATCGCATAGTTTAAGTTTTTGCTGTACGCTTATTACAGTTCCTTTTCTTGAAAAATTTGATTTTAAGGAACTAGCAAAAGATAAAGACTGGTTTGATGTTTTTATTAGCCGTCAATCGAAAAAAATAGGTTTTACGAACTACCTGGCAAAAGGTGTAAGAGTTTTGCATCTACCCCATTCCAGCAGACCGTGGAAAAATCTAAAATACAAAAACCCTGTGCTTTATTATTTAAAAAAGATATTTTTAAAGCGCGATAGAATTTAA
- a CDS encoding AIR synthase-related protein translates to MSNAVQTEKEFSIDMIPEPENLEEIVFSLMVNPNLSTINYFNDFSDQGISPESIGESETDEIGIFELGGNGTRMTMSTHAFHHHLESDPQKATEILISRATRKMLCFGAQPFAVSAFLYHIDFADPNGQFIASGAKKGLENAAAKFGLKISDRKIRFDHFSQHGPVPPTIIISIMAQVPESDSLITHSFKNKGNHIFVIGRSLDDINSSEYLEFYHGISESALPAFNIEDEIAVQKAIKTLLDKKLIESASPVGKGGLFFTLLRAAIPNELGFDITSDAETRNDAFLFGESMGRLIVGVHPDKEDEFVDAMSEINVPFFTLGHVTKGEIRIDDQSLGYIDKMTVGS, encoded by the coding sequence ATGAGTAATGCTGTTCAGACTGAAAAAGAGTTCTCGATCGATATGATTCCTGAACCGGAGAACCTGGAGGAGATCGTGTTTTCCTTAATGGTTAATCCCAACTTATCAACCATTAACTATTTTAATGATTTTAGCGATCAGGGTATTTCTCCCGAATCAATTGGTGAAAGCGAAACTGATGAAATAGGTATTTTCGAGTTGGGAGGTAATGGTACTCGAATGACAATGAGTACACACGCTTTTCATCACCATTTAGAAAGCGATCCTCAGAAAGCAACAGAGATTTTAATCTCGCGAGCAACGCGCAAGATGTTGTGTTTTGGAGCTCAGCCTTTCGCTGTAAGTGCATTTTTGTATCACATCGACTTTGCCGATCCTAACGGCCAGTTTATTGCGTCAGGTGCTAAGAAGGGCCTGGAAAATGCTGCTGCAAAGTTTGGGCTTAAAATTTCTGATCGAAAAATTCGCTTTGATCATTTCTCTCAACACGGTCCGGTGCCACCTACAATTATCATTAGTATTATGGCACAAGTACCCGAAAGTGACAGTTTGATAACCCATAGCTTTAAAAATAAGGGGAACCACATATTTGTTATTGGCCGATCGCTTGATGATATAAACTCATCAGAATACCTTGAGTTTTACCACGGTATTTCGGAGTCGGCACTACCGGCATTTAATATCGAAGATGAAATTGCTGTTCAAAAAGCGATAAAAACCTTGCTCGATAAAAAATTGATAGAAAGTGCCAGCCCGGTTGGAAAAGGAGGACTTTTCTTTACCTTGTTGCGTGCTGCTATTCCAAATGAACTGGGATTTGATATAACGTCTGATGCCGAAACCAGAAACGATGCATTTCTGTTTGGCGAATCAATGGGACGTTTAATCGTTGGTGTACATCCGGATAAAGAGGATGAATTCGTTGATGCGATGTCGGAAATAAATGTGCCTTTCTTTACATTAGGGCATGTTACCAAAGGAGAGATCAGAATCGACGATCAGTCGTTAGGTTA
- a CDS encoding sensor histidine kinase, translating to MRKHLLNKRNKIIGHILFWIASVVFLCFIFFIYSREFTITTIAKSIVINVGFAVGVYFNLNILIPRFLIRKQYIYYIFWLVVLISISSLFVQLLIVYPLRQFLEVSEQLQSLSTETHSAFFFATLFYIGITTFLKLFKDWLSLQDLNYKLAKTEKGKLEAELKSLKGQLNPHFLFNSLNNIYSLSLINSEKVPELILRLSDLMRHIIYESKDNFISLRKEIEFVDNFIALQRIRVTENTIINYEKPQITSSSYIAPLLFEPFIDNAFKHGLPGIENDYINISFSINEDWLNFDLENNFAEPENFDSKNSGIGIVNVKQRLKHLYHANDYQLVVKQKESTYSVHLRLKLKDHGN from the coding sequence ATGCGAAAACACTTATTAAATAAACGTAACAAGATTATCGGGCACATTCTTTTTTGGATTGCCAGCGTTGTTTTTTTGTGTTTTATCTTTTTCATTTACAGCCGCGAATTTACGATAACAACTATTGCAAAATCAATTGTAATAAACGTCGGTTTTGCCGTAGGAGTGTATTTCAACCTGAATATTCTCATCCCCCGCTTTCTTATCCGAAAACAGTACATTTATTACATTTTTTGGTTGGTTGTTCTCATTTCAATCAGCAGTTTATTTGTTCAATTACTAATTGTTTATCCGTTACGGCAATTTCTCGAGGTATCGGAGCAATTACAATCGCTAAGTACCGAAACCCACTCCGCATTTTTCTTTGCAACGCTTTTTTATATTGGAATAACAACATTTTTAAAGCTGTTTAAAGATTGGTTATCGTTACAGGATTTGAACTACAAACTGGCCAAAACCGAAAAGGGGAAACTTGAAGCAGAGTTAAAATCTTTAAAAGGACAGTTAAATCCACACTTTCTTTTTAATTCGCTCAATAACATTTATTCCTTGTCGCTTATCAATTCAGAAAAAGTTCCGGAGCTTATTTTGCGTCTTTCCGACTTAATGCGGCACATTATCTACGAATCGAAGGATAACTTTATTAGTTTGCGAAAAGAGATAGAGTTTGTCGATAACTTTATTGCCCTTCAACGAATAAGAGTAACAGAGAATACTATTATAAATTACGAAAAGCCACAAATTACCAGCTCTTCGTACATTGCTCCCTTATTGTTTGAGCCGTTTATCGATAATGCCTTTAAACACGGCCTTCCCGGGATAGAAAATGACTACATAAACATTTCCTTCAGTATAAATGAAGATTGGCTAAACTTTGATTTGGAAAACAATTTTGCAGAGCCGGAGAATTTTGACTCCAAAAATTCCGGTATTGGAATTGTAAATGTAAAACAACGACTTAAACATTTATATCACGCTAACGACTATCAGCTTGTTGTAAAACAAAAAGAATCAACTTATTCTGTTCATTTAAGACTTAAACTTAAAGACCATGGCAATTAA
- a CDS encoding LytTR family DNA-binding domain-containing protein has product MAIKALIIDDEPLAQNVIKQYALKIPSLDIIGACNDAICAQEFLLKNEVDLLFLDINMPKLSGISFLKNLNKNVLVIFTTAYSEYALEGYELNALDYLKKPFSFERFFKAFVKAEEMYWLKNKAESTSESEKATDFLFIKSNKKSVKIKFTDILYIEGLGDYIKIHVVDDKFVTNLSMKKIHALLPQDNFYRTHKSFIVSVDKIDSLEGNMISINSEKLPIGNSYRQDFFAYINKFTAD; this is encoded by the coding sequence ATGGCAATTAAAGCTCTTATAATCGACGATGAACCCCTTGCCCAGAATGTTATCAAACAATATGCGCTAAAAATTCCTTCGCTCGATATTATCGGGGCATGTAATGACGCGATTTGTGCCCAGGAGTTTTTACTTAAAAATGAGGTGGATCTACTGTTCCTAGATATTAATATGCCAAAACTTTCTGGCATTTCATTTCTGAAAAACCTGAATAAAAATGTATTGGTAATCTTTACAACAGCCTATTCGGAATACGCACTTGAAGGTTATGAACTTAATGCCTTAGACTATTTAAAGAAGCCCTTTTCTTTTGAGCGTTTTTTTAAAGCTTTTGTAAAGGCCGAAGAGATGTATTGGCTTAAGAACAAAGCCGAAAGTACATCAGAAAGTGAAAAGGCTACTGACTTTCTGTTTATTAAATCGAACAAAAAGTCGGTCAAGATAAAATTTACCGATATTCTTTATATAGAAGGATTAGGAGACTACATAAAAATACATGTAGTTGATGATAAATTTGTAACGAATCTATCGATGAAAAAGATTCATGCGCTTCTGCCACAAGACAACTTTTATCGTACACATAAATCATTTATTGTTTCAGTAGACAAGATTGATTCTCTGGAAGGGAACATGATTTCTATTAACAGCGAGAAGCTTCCTATTGGCAACAGTTACCGCCAGGACTTTTTTGCCTATATAAATAAGTTTACAGCCGACTAA